The proteins below come from a single Tachypleus tridentatus isolate NWPU-2018 chromosome 13, ASM421037v1, whole genome shotgun sequence genomic window:
- the LOC143238243 gene encoding uncharacterized protein LOC143238243 isoform X4, translated as MMSQLSVLLLLASASLTRWPCQAGSASGQQTSDQTTDITTSDFWRHIDLKSQEIPEEIKRKVADVNVKETSITVDEYRMIH; from the coding sequence ATGATGTCTCAGCTTTCTGTGCTATTGTTGCTTGCAAGTGCTTCTCTAACACGTTGGCCATGTCAAGCTGGAAGTGCCAGTGGTCAACAAACCTCAGATCAAACAACAGATATCACAACTTCAGACTTCTGGAGGCACATCGACCTGAAGTCTCAAGAAATACCAGAAGAAATTAAACGAAAGGTCGCAGACGTTAATGTCAAAGAAACCAGTATCACAGTCGAT